Proteins encoded in a region of the Paucibacter sediminis genome:
- a CDS encoding aminotransferase class V-fold PLP-dependent enzyme, whose amino-acid sequence MDIYLDANATTPVLAQARQAALAAMAEDFGNPSSVHSTGLKARALMDATRARARRVLGVQSGQLLFVSGATEGIQTAVLSALHALRQRRAAGEAVGELLLYGATEHKAVPEALRHWNDLLGLGCTLQAIPVGSDGRHDLDWLRAHAARAGLVCTMAANNETGVVSDLVGIAAALGGQTGRSGYWMVDGVQGLGKLDLHLQALGIDYAPFSGHKLYAPKGIGLLYVREGAPFTPLIAGGGQEGSLRSGTENMSGIAALGAVLAALEDEEGQGCFRDGATLQRFRLRLLEALRAAFPELVLNAPLETSLPTTLNFAVPGTPSKLLLDLFDAADVRVSGGSACSAAKAAPSFVLEAMGLPAWQTAGAIRMSFGPVVDEGFIAEACARIRACGEALRVSREAEEAAPVTAQAPAGAGEAPRVLDPKGLSELLAGRPDTLLLDVRELYEQRLTQAPRFEAGTRVLAMPLSRLLSEPPAQWGLPPASALVCFCRSGNRSAQAALALARAGHAQVFTLAGGLALWPRPEPSFDAALYV is encoded by the coding sequence ATGGACATCTATCTCGACGCCAACGCCACCACGCCCGTGCTGGCACAAGCCCGGCAGGCCGCGCTCGCGGCCATGGCGGAGGATTTCGGCAACCCCAGCAGCGTGCACAGCACCGGCCTGAAGGCGCGCGCGCTGATGGACGCCACGCGCGCCCGCGCCCGGCGCGTGCTGGGCGTGCAGAGCGGGCAGCTGCTGTTCGTCAGCGGCGCCACCGAGGGCATCCAGACCGCCGTGCTCTCGGCCCTGCATGCGCTGCGCCAGCGCCGTGCCGCGGGCGAGGCGGTGGGCGAGCTGCTGCTCTATGGCGCCACCGAACACAAGGCCGTGCCCGAGGCGCTGCGGCATTGGAACGACTTGCTGGGCCTGGGCTGCACGCTGCAGGCCATCCCCGTCGGTAGCGACGGCCGCCACGACCTCGACTGGCTGCGCGCCCATGCCGCCCGCGCCGGCCTCGTCTGCACCATGGCCGCCAACAACGAGACCGGCGTGGTGAGCGATCTGGTGGGCATTGCCGCCGCGCTGGGCGGCCAGACAGGACGCTCGGGCTACTGGATGGTGGACGGCGTGCAGGGCCTGGGCAAGCTGGACCTGCACCTGCAGGCCCTGGGCATCGACTACGCGCCCTTCTCCGGCCACAAGCTCTATGCGCCCAAGGGCATCGGCCTGCTCTATGTGCGCGAGGGCGCACCGTTCACGCCGCTGATCGCCGGCGGCGGCCAGGAGGGCAGCCTGCGCTCGGGCACCGAGAACATGTCGGGCATTGCCGCACTGGGCGCGGTGCTGGCCGCGCTGGAGGATGAGGAGGGCCAGGGCTGCTTTCGCGATGGCGCCACGCTGCAGCGCTTCCGCCTGCGCCTGCTGGAGGCCCTGCGGGCCGCCTTCCCGGAGCTGGTGCTGAACGCGCCGCTGGAAACCAGCCTGCCCACCACGCTCAACTTTGCCGTGCCAGGCACCCCCTCCAAGCTGCTGCTGGACCTGTTCGACGCCGCCGATGTGCGCGTCAGCGGCGGCTCGGCCTGCAGCGCCGCCAAGGCCGCGCCCAGCTTCGTGCTGGAGGCCATGGGCCTGCCCGCCTGGCAGACCGCCGGCGCGATACGCATGTCCTTCGGACCGGTGGTGGACGAGGGCTTCATCGCCGAGGCCTGCGCGCGCATCCGCGCCTGCGGCGAGGCCCTGCGCGTCAGCCGCGAGGCAGAAGAAGCCGCACCGGTGACGGCCCAGGCCCCCGCCGGCGCCGGCGAGGCCCCGCGCGTGCTCGACCCCAAGGGCTTGAGCGAGCTGCTGGCCGGCCGGCCCGACACCCTGCTGCTGGACGTGCGCGAGCTCTACGAGCAACGCCTCACCCAGGCGCCGCGCTTCGAGGCCGGCACCCGGGTGCTGGCGATGCCGCTGTCGCGCCTGCTCAGCGAGCCGCCCGCGCAATGGGGCCTGCCGCCCGCTTCGGCGCTGGTGTGCTTCTGCCGCAGCGGCAACCGCAGCGCCCAGGCCGCGCTGGCGCTGGCACGCGCCGGGCATGCTCAGGTCTTTACCCTGGCCGGCGGCCTGGCCCTGTGGCCGCGCCCCGAGCCCAGCTTCGACGCCGCGCTGTACGTGTAA
- a CDS encoding rhodanese-like domain-containing protein, with amino-acid sequence MDPSPAFLHNSFYKFVPLAGPERVAQRLRELGTALGGNILVAPEGISAAISARPADMQIFEAALQSDPVFEGAFAQVHFKHNPCERSPFTLLKVHVKPELVAFGLPGVSGLADLPDSHVSPQQWRALMRREDVVLIDNRNSFEWRLGRFEGAIDPGVRHFRDFPAYVQAHADEWKRAGKTVAMYCTGGIRCEKMGGWMQQELGLKVAQLDGGILNYFETMADAGADWQGECFVFDKRIAIDTQLHETATTAEQVFEGDPAEAWRLARARRLDPAG; translated from the coding sequence ATGGATCCCTCGCCCGCGTTCCTGCACAACAGCTTCTACAAGTTCGTGCCCCTGGCGGGGCCCGAGCGCGTGGCCCAGCGCCTGCGCGAGCTGGGTACGGCCCTGGGCGGCAACATCCTGGTGGCGCCCGAGGGCATCAGCGCGGCGATCAGCGCGCGTCCCGCGGACATGCAGATCTTTGAAGCGGCACTGCAAAGCGACCCCGTGTTCGAAGGCGCCTTCGCTCAGGTGCATTTCAAGCACAACCCTTGCGAGCGCTCGCCCTTCACGCTGCTGAAAGTGCATGTGAAACCCGAGCTGGTGGCCTTCGGCCTGCCCGGCGTGAGCGGCCTGGCCGATCTGCCCGACAGCCATGTCTCGCCGCAGCAATGGCGCGCGCTGATGCGGCGCGAGGACGTGGTGCTGATCGACAACCGCAACAGCTTCGAATGGCGGCTGGGCCGCTTCGAGGGCGCGATCGACCCCGGCGTGCGCCATTTCCGCGACTTCCCGGCCTATGTGCAAGCCCATGCCGACGAGTGGAAGCGGGCCGGCAAGACCGTGGCCATGTACTGCACCGGCGGCATACGCTGCGAAAAGATGGGCGGCTGGATGCAGCAGGAACTGGGCCTGAAGGTGGCTCAGCTGGACGGCGGCATCCTCAACTACTTCGAGACCATGGCCGACGCCGGCGCCGACTGGCAGGGCGAATGCTTTGTGTTCGACAAGCGCATCGCCATCGACACGCAGCTGCATGAAACCGCCACCACCGCCGAGCAGGTGTTCGAGGGTGACCCGGCCGAAGCCTGGCGGCTGGCGCGGGCGCGGCGATTGGACCCGGCGGGCTGA
- a CDS encoding pseudouridine synthase, whose amino-acid sequence MSRPQKLDLPLREGVSASALACPAGPWPLLLDFIAERLSLVSRRDWQARMAAGEVLDDRGQVLPPEAPYRAGRRVYYWRWLAQEHEIPFEEQILFQDDELLVADKPHFLPVTPKGRYVQQTLLTRLKRRTGIATLTPVHRLDRETAGLTLFAIRPESRDAYQRLFRERSVEKVYEAIAPWRAELRLPLPLCYRSRLQERAEAFMQMQEVAGEPNAETGIALIERLGEAWARYELRPSTGQKHQLRAQMCALGLPIRGDRIYPQLQPEQAEPDYREPLCLLARSVAFTDPLNGQRRRFESARQLPLSDT is encoded by the coding sequence GTGAGTCGCCCACAAAAGCTGGACCTGCCCCTGCGCGAGGGCGTCAGCGCCAGCGCCCTGGCCTGCCCGGCCGGCCCCTGGCCGCTGCTGCTGGACTTCATCGCCGAGCGCCTGAGCCTGGTAAGTCGCAGGGACTGGCAGGCCCGCATGGCGGCCGGCGAGGTGCTGGACGACCGGGGCCAGGTCTTGCCCCCCGAGGCCCCCTACCGCGCCGGGCGCCGCGTCTACTACTGGCGCTGGCTGGCCCAGGAGCATGAGATCCCCTTCGAAGAACAGATCCTGTTCCAGGATGACGAGCTGCTGGTGGCCGACAAGCCGCATTTCCTGCCGGTCACGCCCAAGGGGCGTTATGTGCAGCAGACCCTGCTGACGCGGCTGAAGCGCCGCACCGGCATCGCCACGCTCACGCCGGTGCACCGGCTGGACCGCGAGACCGCCGGCCTGACGCTGTTTGCCATCCGCCCCGAGAGCCGCGACGCCTACCAGCGCCTGTTCCGCGAGCGCAGCGTCGAGAAGGTCTACGAGGCGATCGCACCCTGGCGCGCCGAGCTGCGGCTGCCGCTGCCGCTCTGCTACCGCAGCCGCCTGCAGGAGCGCGCCGAGGCCTTCATGCAGATGCAGGAAGTGGCCGGCGAGCCGAATGCCGAGACCGGGATCGCCCTGATCGAGCGCCTGGGCGAGGCCTGGGCCCGCTATGAGCTGCGCCCCAGCACCGGCCAGAAGCACCAGCTGCGCGCGCAGATGTGCGCGCTGGGCCTGCCCATCCGCGGCGACCGCATCTACCCCCAGCTGCAGCCCGAGCAGGCCGAGCCCGACTACCGCGAGCCGCTGTGCCTGCTGGCGCGCAGCGTCGCGTTCACCGACCCCCTGAACGGCCAGCGGCGGCGCTTCGAATCGGCCCGTCAACTGCCGCTATCCGACACATAG
- a CDS encoding UDP-N-acetylglucosamine 1-carboxyvinyltransferase, translating to MSNLIVHGGAPLAGRIVPSANKNAILPILCATLLTAEPVRLRGITEITDVKKILEVFRSLGSSVEVDFQTGILDVHHKSTHFDPASDRLPEEMRSSIMLVPGLMARFGAARIEDDVKGCTLGAREIDPHVEVFERFGAVVERQSDGLLLNVPGRLRANDHWTDYASVTTTENFVLCAALAEGTSTLMNAASEPHVQEFCAFMQMLGAKLEGLGTSRLKISGVEKLGGGDFTFAEDFHEIVTFLALGAITGGDVQVKNSQPEQFPLIDRTFAKFGVRIEHKDGWSRAITTGALKVKEPFTRNILQKVEAAPWPYLPVDLLPIFVALGVKAEGSVMFWNKIYDGAMGWTSELSKFGAHAFLSDPHRMVTFGGKPLHAAEVESPYIIRVAIALLMVAASIPGRSVIRHAAPIRRAHPHFVENICSLGARIEWVEGD from the coding sequence ATGTCCAACCTCATCGTCCACGGCGGCGCCCCCTTGGCCGGCCGCATCGTTCCCTCGGCCAACAAGAACGCCATCCTGCCCATCTTGTGCGCCACCCTGCTCACGGCCGAGCCGGTGCGGTTGCGCGGCATCACCGAGATCACCGACGTCAAGAAGATCCTCGAGGTGTTCCGCAGCCTGGGCAGCTCGGTGGAGGTGGACTTCCAGACCGGCATCCTCGACGTGCACCACAAGAGCACGCATTTCGACCCGGCCAGCGACCGCCTGCCCGAGGAAATGCGCTCCAGCATCATGCTGGTGCCGGGCCTGATGGCGCGCTTCGGCGCGGCGCGCATCGAGGACGATGTGAAGGGCTGCACCCTGGGCGCGCGCGAGATCGACCCGCATGTGGAGGTGTTCGAGCGCTTTGGCGCGGTGGTGGAGCGTCAGAGCGACGGCCTGCTGCTGAACGTGCCGGGCCGGCTGCGCGCCAACGACCACTGGACCGACTACGCCTCGGTCACCACCACCGAGAACTTCGTGCTCTGCGCCGCGCTGGCCGAGGGCACCTCCACGCTGATGAACGCCGCCAGCGAGCCGCATGTGCAGGAGTTCTGCGCCTTCATGCAGATGCTCGGCGCCAAGCTGGAGGGTCTGGGCACCTCGCGCCTGAAGATCAGCGGCGTCGAGAAGCTCGGCGGCGGCGACTTCACCTTTGCCGAAGACTTCCACGAGATCGTCACCTTCCTGGCGCTGGGCGCCATCACCGGCGGCGACGTGCAGGTGAAGAACTCGCAACCCGAGCAGTTCCCGCTGATCGACCGCACCTTTGCCAAGTTCGGCGTCCGCATCGAGCACAAGGACGGCTGGTCGCGCGCCATCACCACCGGCGCGCTCAAGGTCAAGGAACCCTTCACCCGCAACATCCTGCAAAAGGTCGAGGCCGCCCCCTGGCCCTATCTGCCGGTGGACCTGCTGCCCATCTTCGTGGCCCTGGGCGTGAAGGCCGAGGGCAGCGTGATGTTCTGGAACAAGATCTACGACGGCGCGATGGGCTGGACCAGCGAACTCTCCAAGTTCGGCGCCCATGCCTTCCTCTCCGATCCGCACCGCATGGTCACCTTCGGCGGCAAGCCCCTGCATGCGGCCGAGGTCGAAAGCCCCTACATCATCCGCGTGGCCATCGCGCTCTTGATGGTGGCGGCCAGCATCCCGGGCCGCTCGGTGATACGCCATGCCGCGCCGATCCGCCGCGCGCATCCGCATTTCGTCGAGAACATCTGCTCGCTGGGTGCGCGCATCGAGTGGGTCGAAGGCGACTAG
- a CDS encoding PEP-CTERM sorting domain-containing protein, translating to MMKTSLASLSLLLGLCASAGATVLNFDGAAGCASDWFGAGPGADCDPGLGGPVLQGFGDQAGLHIEYRDLSTPDNWSLSWWKDGYNDLPGALYAGSDDAGSHASITLQALPGYQVKLNGFALGAYLNSSLGTQVHVYEIGGAQTLMQGAATAGDANTNTATTFSFAAGASSQGWVIEWQDSAYNVGLGRLDFEVTAVPEPQSALLLLAGLVAVGGLARQRRLH from the coding sequence ATGATGAAGACCTCGCTCGCCAGCCTTTCGCTGCTGCTCGGCCTTTGCGCCAGCGCCGGTGCCACGGTGCTCAACTTCGACGGCGCGGCGGGCTGCGCCTCGGACTGGTTCGGGGCCGGGCCGGGCGCGGACTGCGACCCCGGCTTGGGCGGCCCAGTGCTGCAGGGTTTCGGCGACCAGGCCGGCCTGCACATCGAATACCGCGACCTCAGCACCCCGGACAACTGGAGCCTGAGCTGGTGGAAGGACGGCTACAACGACCTACCCGGCGCCCTCTACGCCGGCAGCGACGACGCCGGCTCGCATGCCAGCATCACGCTGCAAGCCCTGCCCGGCTACCAGGTCAAGCTGAACGGCTTTGCGCTGGGCGCCTATTTGAACAGCAGCTTGGGCACCCAGGTGCATGTGTACGAGATCGGCGGCGCCCAGACGCTGATGCAGGGCGCGGCGACGGCTGGCGATGCCAATACCAACACGGCGACCACGTTCAGTTTTGCGGCGGGCGCGTCCAGCCAGGGCTGGGTGATCGAGTGGCAGGATTCGGCCTATAACGTGGGCCTGGGCCGGCTGGACTTCGAGGTCACGGCGGTGCCCGAGCCACAAAGTGCGCTGCTGCTGCTGGCCGGCCTAGTCGCGGTGGGCGGTTTGGCGCGACAACGCCGCCTGCACTAA
- a CDS encoding TIGR02285 family protein, producing the protein MRALIGKALTALAVTCLAGGAFAQGGDTVRWLAQDLPPHFNYVDGRPPQKPADLGHGELDGMLRMLIARMPQFQHEFLDASLPRFETLVRQGQTMCSVLHVRTPERLGWLYFTHTHPALFSRQIHVIVHRDTLARLEGMGQPLQLAELLQRGDLTGLLPRDRSFGPRIDAILQAQGSRAPKTASAARNMQVLAMLRLRRMDYTLEYPSVVDEYLKANEAQGELVKIPLAEARSTMVATVACSRNPEGRRQIEAIDAAVRRLAQDPNREAWLRAWRGDQLDEADRQRINRYMDERAKAGPQID; encoded by the coding sequence ATGCGCGCCCTCATCGGCAAGGCCCTCACCGCACTGGCAGTCACCTGCTTGGCGGGCGGAGCCTTCGCCCAGGGGGGCGACACGGTGCGCTGGCTGGCGCAGGACCTGCCCCCGCATTTCAACTATGTAGACGGGCGCCCGCCGCAAAAACCCGCCGACCTCGGCCATGGCGAGCTGGACGGCATGCTGCGCATGCTGATCGCGCGCATGCCGCAGTTCCAGCATGAGTTTCTCGACGCCAGCCTGCCGCGCTTCGAAACCCTGGTGCGCCAGGGCCAGACGATGTGCTCGGTGCTGCATGTGCGCACGCCCGAGCGCCTGGGCTGGCTGTACTTCACGCACACCCATCCGGCGCTGTTCTCGCGCCAGATCCATGTGATCGTGCACCGCGACACGCTGGCGCGCCTGGAGGGCATGGGCCAGCCCCTGCAACTGGCCGAGCTGCTGCAGCGTGGCGACCTGACGGGCCTGCTGCCGCGCGACCGCAGCTTCGGCCCGCGCATCGATGCGATCCTGCAGGCCCAGGGCAGCCGCGCGCCCAAGACCGCCAGCGCCGCGCGCAATATGCAGGTGCTGGCCATGCTGCGCCTGCGCCGCATGGACTACACGCTCGAATACCCCTCGGTGGTGGACGAGTACCTGAAGGCCAACGAGGCCCAGGGCGAGCTGGTGAAGATCCCGCTGGCCGAGGCGCGCAGCACCATGGTGGCCACCGTGGCCTGCAGCCGCAACCCCGAGGGCCGCAGGCAGATCGAGGCGATCGACGCCGCGGTACGCCGGCTCGCCCAGGACCCCAACCGCGAGGCCTGGCTACGCGCCTGGCGCGGCGATCAGCTCGACGAGGCCGATCGCCAGCGCATCAACCGCTATATGGACGAGCGCGCCAAGGCCGGGCCGCAGATCGACTAA